In Populus nigra chromosome 1, ddPopNigr1.1, whole genome shotgun sequence, one genomic interval encodes:
- the LOC133677963 gene encoding homeobox-leucine zipper protein ATHB-14-like, with product MALSIHSKDKHMDSSKYVRYTPEQVEALERVYTECPKPSSLRRQQLIRECPILSNIEPKQIKVWFQNRRCREKQRKEASRLQTVNRKLTAMNKLLMEENDRLQKQVSHLVYENGFMRQQIQTASATTTDNSCESVVMSGQHQQQQNPTPQQPQRDANNPAGLLAIAEETLAEFLSKATGTAVDWVQMIGMKPGPDSIGIVAVSRNCSGVAARACGLVSLEPTKVAEILKDRPSWFRDCRCLDILSVIPTGSGGTIELIYMQTYAPTTLAAARDFWTLRYTTTLEDGSLVICERSLTSSTGGPTGPPPSSFIRAEMLPSGYLIRPCEGSGSIIHIVDHVDLDVWSVPEVLRPLYESSKILAQKMTMAALRHIRQIAQETSGEIQYGGGRQPAVLRTFSQRLCRGFNDAVNGFTDDGWSLLGSDGGDDVTIVINSSPNKFLGSQYNASMFPTFGGGVLCAKASMLLQNVPPALLVRFLREHRSEWADYGVDAYSAACLKASPYAVPCARPGGFPSSQVILPLAHTMEHEEFLEVVRLEGHAFSPEDVALARDMYLLQLCSGVDENAVGACAQLVFAPIDESFADDAPLLSSGFRVIPLDPKTDAPATTRTLDLASTLEVGPGGTRPASEADTNSYNLRSVLTIAFQFSFENHMRDNVAAMARQYVRGVVGSVQRVAMAIAPSRLSSNVGPKTLPGSPEALTLAQWICRSYRIHTGGELFRVDSQAGDALLKQLWHHSDAIMCCSLKTNASPVFTFANQAGLDMLETTLVALQDIMLDKILDEAGRKILCSEFSKITQQGFAYLPAGICVSSMGRPVSYEQAVAWKVLNDDDSNHCLAFMFMNWSFV from the exons atggCGCTTTCTATACACAGTAAGGACAAGCACATGGATTCAAGTAAGTATGTGAGGTATACACCTGAGCAAGTTGAGGCATTGGAGAGGGTGTATACAGAATGTCCTAAGCCTAGTTCTTTGAGAAGACAACAACTTATTAGAGAGTGTCCTATTCTCTCTAACATTGAGCCCAAACAGATCAAAGTCTGGTTTCAAAACCGCAG ATGTCGTGAAAAACAGAGAAAGGAAGCTTCTCGTCTCCAGACAGTGAATAGAAAGCTGACTGCCATGAACAAGCTGTTGATGGAAGAGAATGACCGTTTGCAGAAGCAAGTCTCCCATTTGGTTTATGAAAATGGGTTCATGCGCCAACAAATTCAGACC GCTTCGGCAACGACCACAGACAATAGCTGTGAGTCTGTGGTCATGAGTGGTCAGCACCAACAACAGCAAAACCCAACACCTCAGCAACCCCAAAGGGATGCTAACAACCCAGCTGG TCTTCTTGCAATAGCTGAGGAGACCCTGGCAGAGTTCCTTTCCAAGGCTACTGGAACTGCTGTCGACTGGGTCCAGATGATTGGTATGAAG CCTGGTCCGGATTCTATTGGAATTGTTGCTGTTTCCCGCAACTGTAGTGGGGTAGCAGCACGAGCCTGCGGCCTTGTGAGCCTAGAGCCCACAAAG GTTGCTGAAATCCTCAAAGATCGTCCATCTTGGTTTCGCGACTGCCGTTGCCTTGACATATTGAGTGTGATTCCTACAGGAAGTGGAGGAACAATTGAGCTGATATACATGCAG ACTTACGCACCAACAACATTGGCTGCAGCACGTGACTTTTGGACACTAAGATATACTACAACCTTGGAAGATGGAAGTCTTGTT ATATGTGAGAGGTCATTGACTTCTTCTACTGGTGGCCCAACAGGACCTCCTCCTTCAAGCTTCATAAGAGCTGAAATGCTTCCCAGTGGCTATCTAATTCGACCATGTGAGGGCAGTGGCTCCATCATTCACATTGTTGATCATGTTGATTTAGAT GTTTGGAGTGTTCCTGAAGTTCTGAGGCCACTTTATGAATCATCCAAAATTCTTGCTCAGAAAATGACCATGGCG GCCTTGCGGCACATAAGACAAATTGCTCAAGAGACTAGCGGGGAAATTCAGTATGGAGGGGGCCGCCAGCCTGCTGTTCTAAGGACATTTAGTCAGAGGCTCTGCAG GGGGTTCAATGATGCCGTGAATGGGTTCACAGATGATGGTTGGTCACTTCTGGGCAGTGATGGTGGGGATGATGTGACCATTGTCATAAATTCATCTCCAAATAAATTTCTAGGATCTCAATACAATGCATCTATGTTTCCTACATTTGGAGGAGGTGTGCTGTGTGCGAAGGCATCGATGTTGCTGCAG AATGTTCCTCCTGCTTTGCTTGTTCGTTTTTTGAGAGAACATCGTTCTGAGTGGGCTGACTACGGGGTTGATGCCTACTCTGCTGCATGTCTTAAAGCAAGTCCTTATGCAGTTCCTTGTGCCAGACCTGGTGGCTTCCCTAGTAGCCAGGTCATTTTACCTCTTGCGCATACCATGGAGCATGAGGAG TTCTTGGAGGTAGTTCGGCTGGAGGGTCATGCATTCTCCCCAGAAGATGTAGCATTGGCTCGGGATATGTACTTGTTGCAG CTATGCAGTGGAGTTGATGAAAATGCTGTTGGTGCTTGTGCTCAGCTTGTCTTTGCGCCTATTGATGAATCCTTTGCTGATGATGCACCATTACTGTCATCTGGATTTCGTGTCATACCTTTGGATCCTAAAACA GATGCACCTGCTACGACTCGCACTTTAGATTTAGCCTCTACACTTGAAGTAGGACCTGGTGGGACACGTCCAGCTAGTGAGGCTGACACCAACAGTTATAACCTTAGGTCAGTCCTGACAATCGCGTTCCAATTTTCATTTGAGAACCACATGCGAGACAATGTGGCTGCTATGGCTCGCCAATACGTTCGTGGTGTTGTGGGGTCTGTTCAGAGGGTTGCAATGGCAATTGCTCCTTCCAGGCTCAGCTCCAATGTGGGGCCAAAGACCCTTCCTGGCTCTCCTGAGGCTCTTACTCTGGCACAATGGATATGCCGAAGCTACAG GATCCATACTGGAGGAGAACTATTTCGGGTTGACTCCCAAGCTGGCGATGCTTTGCTGAAGCAGCTGTGGCACCATTCAGATGCAATTATGTGCTGCTCCTTGAAAACAAAT GCATCTCCAGTTTTCACTTTTGCAAACCAGGCCGGACTTGATATGCTTGAAACTACTCTTGTGGCCCTTCAAGATATTATGCTTGACAAGATCCTTGATGAAGCAGGACGGAAGATTCTCTGCTCTGAGTTCTCTAAGATAACGCAACAG GGATTTGCTTATCTGCCAGCCGGAATATGTGTATCCAGCATGGGGAGGCCAGTCTCCTACGAGCAGGCGGTTGCATGGAAAGTTCTCAATGATGATGATTCCAACCACTGCCTGGCCTTCATGTTCATGAACTGGTCCTTTGTGTAA